The Macaca nemestrina isolate mMacNem1 chromosome 1, mMacNem.hap1, whole genome shotgun sequence genome contains the following window.
aaaCAATTTAggctgaggctgggtgcggtggctcacgcctgtaatcccagcactatgggaggccgaggtgggtggatcacgaggtcaggagtttgaaactagcctgaccaacatggtgaaaccccgtctctactaaaaatacaaaaatctgccaggcatggtggcatgtgcctgtaatcccagctacccaggagggtgaggcaggaatcgcttgaacccacaaggcagaggttgcagtgagccaagattgcaccactgcactccatcctgggtgacagagtgagactccgtctcagggaaaaaaaaaaaaaagagacaaggctgagtgtggtggcccaagcctataattccagcactctggtaggctgaggcaggggaattacttgaggccaggagtttgagaccagcctaggcagcatagcaagatcccatctctaccaaaaaaaaaaaagattagctgggtgcaatggtgtgcacatgtagtcctagctacttaagaggttgagatgggaggattgcttgagtctatgagtttgagtctgcagtgaactCAAGAATTCttactcaaaaatatatattttaaatatatattttaaaaagtctccaCTTATTTTGTGCAATACTCAGTATTATTTGGGAAGTCCCTTGAAGGTTGTGGGAATGTTTTTGAGAGATATAGTATGTTCAGTGTGAGGCTAGAGTGATAAGGATACAGTTTGATCCTTAATGAAGCTTTTGGATAGAACTTGCTTTGGGAAAATAGTTTGCTTTTATAATATTAGAACAGCTATTACCATGTTAAGAAATGTTTCTATCctgactcttcttttttttttttttttttttttttttgagacggagtctcgctctgccgcccaggctggagtgcaatggccggatctcagctcactgcaagctctgcctccctggttcatgccattctcctgcctcagcctcccgagtagttgggactacaggcgcccgccacctcgcccggctaattttttgtatttttagtagagacggggtttcacggtgttagccaggatggtctcgatctcctgacctcgtgatccgcccgtctcggcctcccaaagtgctgggattacaggcttgagccaccgcgcccggccgctgacTCTTCTATTGGTAATGTTTGTGGGTAGGGGAGAAGGAGGCCACATACGGTTAAAACAAACAAGTGATCCTAATACTCTGTTGTTCCCATTAGCTGGTTCTTGGCCAGCAAGTCTGCCTAGTTTATCTTGGGTTTTTAACCAGTATATACGTAGTTGCCTTTATTAAGAGTAAACCAAGATAAcatgatttcttcttctttttttttttttttttgagacagagtctcgctctgttgcccaggctggagtgcagtggcctgatcttagttcactgcaacctctgcctcctgagttcaagtgattctcctgcctcagcctcccaagtagctgggattataggcatgtgtcaccacacctggctagtttttgtatttttagtagggactggatttcaccatgttggccatgctggtctcaaactcctgacctcaagtgatctgcctgccttggcatcccagagtgctggaattacaggcatgagccactgggctggGCCAGATTTCTCATATTAGAAAGTCAGACAGTGTGGTGAGGAAGAACTCAGCACTAGGGACAAGAGTAGAATAGATACAGATAGACATTTATGTTGCCAACTTTTATCAAGTTCTGAAAGCCATTGACATAATTCCTGCAGGCTCATATCCCACAATTTTGCCCAATGAAATATTCCATATGCTGTTAGTTTATCCCTAACAACAGACATTCATTTTATAAGAAGATGGTCTATTTGTGCCATGATcatcattaattaattttaaaagttgcttATGAAAGAGATGGAGATGTTTGTCTTGGCTCCCACTAAGGAAAAGGAGATATATTTCTCCACATCCAGTTTGCCTGGATCCTGGTTGGTGAAGATGTACCAGGCCATGCAACTAGAATGGTTCCATGGCAAGGATGGTGCTTGATGCCAGTTGTTCATTTACAGGTAGCTTTTGAAAATGGCTGCCTCTCATTTCACCGGGCTCACAGCTGTTGCTGATGTAATTAAAGATCTAGACACTCAGATAGCTGTAAGTAAGTTTGAGGCTACTGTGAGCAGAACTTGGTGAATGTGCTTCTGATCGTGGTGACACCCAAGCTGACGTCCGCAGAGTCAGCCTCATGACTCTAAGATTCAGGAGGCTCAGCTGCTCCAGACTAGGGTCTCTGCATGTACTTAGATTGCTAACACTCAGAAAAAAATTGCTCTTGATAAAGAGGAGTTTACTTTTAACAACTgctaaaagttatatttattggGCATAGCCCTGACATAGACTTAAGCATGTTTGAAATGCCAAAATGAACTAGTCTGTATTAAGCTTTGTGACTGATTTTTTAAAGGATGTGATTGTGCTATGACTTATTTGAATTTAACATTatttgatactttaaaaataatgcatgtaGTACTTAACCTAGTATTTTTACAAAGTTCTCAAAAACGTCTTGcttattctagtttatttatttattattattttttgagatggagtttcgtcaacctctgcatcccaagttcaagcaattcttctgcctcagcctcccaagtagctgggattacaggcgtgtgtcaccacacctggctaattttgtatttttagtagagttgagtttctccatgttggtcagactggtctcaaactcccgaactcaggtgatccacccacctcggcctctcaaagtgctggtattacaggcatgagccaactgcacccagcctctagtttacttttattttatttcattttatttttagatagtgtctctgtcacctaggctggaatgcagtagtggtgtgatcatggctaaTTGCCACCTCAacttccttagcctcccgagtagctaggaccacatgctaccatgtccagctaagttttgttttttttttttttttttttttttttgccaggggggcactgagtctcactctgctgcccaggctggagtacagtggcatgatcttggcttactgcaagctctgtctcccgtgttcaagcaattctcctgcctcagcctccccagtagcttggagggattacaggcatgtgccaccatgcctagccaatttttttgtatttttagtagagatgaggtttcaccatgttggtcaggcttgtcttgaactcctgacctcaggtgatctgcccaccttggcctcccaaagtgctgggattacaggtgtgagccaccacgcccagccccagctAAATTTTTACAAAGATAGGGCTTCCCtgtgttctccaggctggtctcgagctcctgtctcaagtgatccttccacttcaggcacgcaacatgctgggattacagacatgagctactgcacccagccctagtttatttttgtacataagattcttcatttcatttactttcttCCTTGTTTCAATTTTGTGGactatttcatttaacatttggAGATGAGATGGTTTCTAAAATCAGGTGAGAGTAATAAACATTATTCATTCCCTATTTTTAATGTGTGGGTATTAAATGGTCACCATTCCATATATACTGAAGAACCCTCAAAGTCTAACAGACCTCATtttacttacctttttttttttttttttggtctcctatgttgcccaagctggtcttgaactactgggctcaagtgatcctaccacctgggcctcccaaagtgctgggattacagttgtgagccattgcaccaggcCTCTTTTTACTCTCAAGATTCATCCTTTATTACAGGTTCTTCTAGAGCTAATTCTTGTGCTTTTCTTCTCCAGTTAATTGGCCTTGGTCCTCACAGCTCCAAAAAGAAACAGGATCTCGATAAGCTCTATGAGCTGAAGTCCAAAGCTCGGCAGATTATGAACCAGTTTGGCCCCTCAGCCCTAATCAACCTCTCCAATTTCTCATCCATAAAACCGGAACCAGCCAGCACCCCTCCACAAGGCTCCATGGCCAACAGTACTACAGTGGTAAAGATACCAGGCACTCCTGGGACAGGAGGTCGTCTTAGCCCTGAAAACAATCAGGTATCATCCTcttactctttcttctctgtgCCACCTCTTACCTACTATTTCAACCTGCAATACTTAAAGAGATGTCCATCTCAGATGCTGCTTTTTTTTATCTTAGCTGAAAaggtcttttctctcttttggatttctaacttgttttgtttgttttaatataagtagagagtttatttgggccaaatTTGAGGACTCCCAACTCAGGAGGCAC
Protein-coding sequences here:
- the LOC105494572 gene encoding transcription initiation factor TFIID subunit 12 isoform X1, producing MAASHFTGLTAVADVIKDLDTQIALIGLGPHSSKKKQDLDKLYELKSKARQIMNQFGPSALINLSNFSSIKPEPASTPPQGSMANSTTVVKIPGTPGTGGRLSPENNQVLTKKKLQDLVREVDPNEQLDEDVEEMLLQIADDFIESVVTAACQLARHRKSSTLEVKDVQLHLERQWNMWIPGFGSEEIRPYKKACTTEAHKQRMALIRKTTKK